TCTCAACCACATCTTCGATCATTTCTTCATAACTGGTTTTACGCTTAGGCATACATCCCCCTGTTATTGGCTATTGTTGACCGAGCTTCCTTTAGGTATTCTATGACGATCTATTAGTCTCTGTAGTAACAGAACTCACAAATTCCAAGATAACCGGACATCATCGATGCAAGAACAATACAACCCACAAGACATTGAACGTAAAGTTCAACAGCATTGGGACAACAATGAAACCTTTGTTGTAAGTGAAGACCCAAATAAAGAAAAATTCTACTGCCTGTCAATGTTCCCTTACCCAAGCGGACGACTGCACATGGGTCACGTACGTAACTACACCATCGGTGATGTGGTATCTCGTTTCCAGCGCCTGCAAGGTAAAAATGTAATGCAACCAATCGGTTGGGATGCATTTGGTCTGCCTGCAGAAAACGCAGCCGTTAAGAACAACACGGCTCCTGCGCCTTGGACTTACGAAAACATCGAATACATGAAAAACCAGCTTAAACTGCTGGGTTTTGGCTACGACTGGAACCGCGAGTTCGCAACTTGTACGCCTGAGTACTACCGTTGGGAGCAAGAGTTCTTTACTAAGCTATACGAAAAAGGCCTAGTGTATAAGAAGACTTCTTCGGTTAACTGGTGTCCAAACGACCAAACCGTTCTTGCAAACGAGCAGGTTGAAGATGGCTGCTGCTGGCGCTGTGATACTCCAGTTGAGCAAAAAGAAATTCCACAGTGGTTCATTAAGATCACTGAGTACGCACAAGAGCTTCTTGATGACCTAGACAACCTTGAAGGTTGGCCTGAAATGGTTAAGACCATGCAGCGCAACTGGATTGGTCGCTCTGAAGGTGTTGAGCTTAAGTTTGCCGTTAACGGTCAACAAGATCTAGAAGTCTACACAACTCGTCCAGACACTCTAATGGGTGTAACGTACGTAGGTATTGCGGCAGGTCATCCTCTAGCGGCGATCGCGGCTGAGAACAACCCTGAGCTTGCAGCGTTCATCGAAGAGTGCAAAAACAATAAGGTTGCGGAAGCTGAGCTTGCGACAATGGAGAAGAAAGGTATGGCGACTGGCCTTACTGCTATTCACCCATTGAACGGTCGTGAAGTGCCAGTTTACGTGGCTAACTTCGTACTGATGGACTACGGCACAGGCGCGGTGATGGCGGTTCCTGGTCACGATCAACGCGACTTTGAGTTTGCGACTAAATACGGTCTAGACATTCTTCCTGTGATTCAGCCTACCGATGGCAGCGAGCTAAACATCTCTGAAGAAGCTTATACCGAGAAAGGCGTTCTATTTAACTCTGGTGAGTTCGATGGTCTTGAGTTCCAAGCGGCATTCGATGCCATCGCAGCAAAACTGGAAGCAGAGGGCAAAGGCCACAAGACGGTAAACTTCCGTCTACGCGACTGGGGTGTATCTCGTCAGCGTTACTGGGGTGCTCCAATCCCAATGGTGACCACTGAAGATGGTGAAGTTCATCCAGTACCAGCAGACCAACTACCGGTTATTCTTCCAGAAGATGTGGTGATGGATGGCGTTACCAGCCCAATCAAAGCCGACAAAGAGTGGGCGAAGACCACATTTAACGGCGAACCAGCACTTCGTGAAACAGACACGTTCGACACGTTCATGGAATCTTCTTGGTACTACGCACGTTACTGTTCACCACAAGCAGATGACATCCTAGACCCAGAAAAAGCAAACTACTGGCTGCCAGTAGACCAGTACATCGGTGGTATCGAGCATGCTTGTATGCACCTTCTGTACTCGCGCTTCTTCCACAAACTGCTTCGTGACGCAGGTTACGTAACGTCTGATGAGCCGTTTAAGCAGCTACTATGTCAAGGTATGGTCCTCGCTGACGCGTTCTACTACGAAAACGACAAAGGCGGCAAAGAGTGGGTTGCACCGACTGACGTTGCTGTTGAGCGTGACGGTAAAGGTCGCATCACTTCAGCGAAAGACGACCAAGGCCGTGACGTTGAGCACTCGGGCATGATCAAGATGTCTAAGTCAAAGAACAACGGTATCGACCCTCAAGAGATGGTAGACAAGTACGGTGCAGACACAGTACGTCTATTCATGATGTTTGCATCTCCTGCTGATATGACACTTGAGTGGCAAGAGTCGGGCGTTGAAGGCGCTAACCGCTTCCTAAAACGTGTTTGGAAACTGGTGAATGAGCATTCATCGAAAGGCGCAGCAGAAGCAGTAGATACTGCCGCTCTTTCTGGTGACCAAAAAGCACTTCGTCGCGACGTTCACAAGACTATCGCGAAGGTAACGGACGATATCGATCGTCGTCAAACGTTCAATACAGCTATTGCAGCTATCATGGAACTCATGAACAAGCTAGCGAAAGCGCCTCAAGAGTCAGCGCAAGACCGTGCGATTCTAGATGAAGCACTAAAAGCGATAGTGGCAATGCTTTACCCTATCACTCCACATATTTCATTCGAAATGTGGGTCGCTTTAGGTGAGTCGGACGTCGACAACGCAGTATGGCCAACACACGACGAGAAAGCACTAGTCGAAGACGAGAAGCTGATCGTTGTTCAAGTAAACGGCAAACTGCGCGCTAAGCTGACTGTGCCTGCTGATGCGTCTAAAGAGCAAGTTGAAGAGCTTGGTCTGAACGACGAGAACGTCAC
The Vibrio sp. CB1-14 DNA segment above includes these coding regions:
- the leuS gene encoding leucine--tRNA ligase, with translation MQEQYNPQDIERKVQQHWDNNETFVVSEDPNKEKFYCLSMFPYPSGRLHMGHVRNYTIGDVVSRFQRLQGKNVMQPIGWDAFGLPAENAAVKNNTAPAPWTYENIEYMKNQLKLLGFGYDWNREFATCTPEYYRWEQEFFTKLYEKGLVYKKTSSVNWCPNDQTVLANEQVEDGCCWRCDTPVEQKEIPQWFIKITEYAQELLDDLDNLEGWPEMVKTMQRNWIGRSEGVELKFAVNGQQDLEVYTTRPDTLMGVTYVGIAAGHPLAAIAAENNPELAAFIEECKNNKVAEAELATMEKKGMATGLTAIHPLNGREVPVYVANFVLMDYGTGAVMAVPGHDQRDFEFATKYGLDILPVIQPTDGSELNISEEAYTEKGVLFNSGEFDGLEFQAAFDAIAAKLEAEGKGHKTVNFRLRDWGVSRQRYWGAPIPMVTTEDGEVHPVPADQLPVILPEDVVMDGVTSPIKADKEWAKTTFNGEPALRETDTFDTFMESSWYYARYCSPQADDILDPEKANYWLPVDQYIGGIEHACMHLLYSRFFHKLLRDAGYVTSDEPFKQLLCQGMVLADAFYYENDKGGKEWVAPTDVAVERDGKGRITSAKDDQGRDVEHSGMIKMSKSKNNGIDPQEMVDKYGADTVRLFMMFASPADMTLEWQESGVEGANRFLKRVWKLVNEHSSKGAAEAVDTAALSGDQKALRRDVHKTIAKVTDDIDRRQTFNTAIAAIMELMNKLAKAPQESAQDRAILDEALKAIVAMLYPITPHISFEMWVALGESDVDNAVWPTHDEKALVEDEKLIVVQVNGKLRAKLTVPADASKEQVEELGLNDENVTKFTDGKTVRKVIYVPGKLLNIVAN